The Rhodopirellula islandica genome segment CGACTTCGTCGGTGGGTTCCGGTCCGCCGAAGTATTCCATCCAGTTCGCGGCCAGCGTTTGCGTGTCGGGGACAAAGGACTCGTGCTTGCTGGCTGCGAATTCGCTCTCGAGTTTCTCGGTCCGGTCGCGGCTGATTTCGTCGGCTTCTTCTTCCGTGATTTTGCCGAGTTTCAGCAAGCGATTGAGGTACTGTTGCCGGACGCCGGGACGGCGATCAATTTCGGCGTACATTTGCGGTTGGGTGAATCGTGGTTCGTCACCTTCGTTGTGTCCCCAACGACGGTAGGCGTACAGGTCGATGACCACGTCGCGATGGAATTTCTTGCGGAAATCCATGGCCAGCGAGACGACTTGGGCAACCGCTTCGGGGTCTTCGCCGTTGACGTGGAAAATTGGGATTTGCAGCATCTTGGCCACATCGGTGGCGTAGGTGGTGCTGCGTCCCTCGTCGGGTTCGGTGGTGAAGCCGACTTGGTTGTTGATCACGACGTGCAAGGTGCCGCCGGTGCGGTAGCCTTTCAGTTCGCTGAGGTTCAGCGTTTCTTGGACAACACCTTCCCCGGCGAAGGCCGCGTCGCCGTGAATCAGGATCGTCATCACGTCCTGGCGGTCCGTGTCGCCACAATTGTCCTGTTTGCAGCGTGTTCGACCGAGTGCCACGGTGTTGACGTATTCGAGGTGGCTGGGGTTAAAACACAGTGAAATGTGCAGGTGGTCACCCGAAGCGGTCTTCCAGTCGCTGCTGTATCCAAGGTGGTAACGAACATCGCCCCCACCGCGGCTGAGTTCCGGCGTGGGGTCATCGAACGACCAAAAGATGTTCATCGCCCGTTTTTTCAGAATGTTCGCCATCACATTGAGGCGACCACGGTGCGCCATCGCCATGACCACTTCTTTGACTTGATGCTGGCCTGCTTTTTCAAGCGCCAGGTCAATCAGAGGGATCAGGCTTTCCGCACCTTCGAGCGAGAATGTCTTGGCACCGACGAATTTGCGGCGCACGAATTCTTCGAAAATCGTGGCGTCGGCCAGTCGGGTGTAGATACGGCGTTGAACTTCGTGGGACAGGTCCAGCCGATTTTCGGTCGTTTCCATGCGGCGCTGCAACCAATCGCGAATGTTGCGATTGTCGATGTGCATGAACTGGGCGCCGATGCTGCGGCAGTAGGTGGACTGCAGTTTGTTCAGGATGACGTCGAGGGTGCTGCCCGAGACGTTTTCCAGGATGCTGCTGTCAAAGGGGCGCGCCAGGTCCTGTTCGCTCAACCCGTGGCTTCGTGGCGACAATTCGGGGCAGGTGTGTTCGAACAACCCGAGCGGGTCCAGGGTGGCGATCAGGTGACCCCGAACACGGTATTCGCGGACCAATTGGTCCACCCGGTCTTGGATTCGAGCCAGCCAGAGAGCTTGGTCGACATTCTGGTCGCCCGTGGATCCGGTGCGATCGGTCGTGTCGGCAGCGCTTCCGGCTTGGCCTGATGCAAAGGCGGGAGCCACCACAGAGCGTGCTCCCGAGGGCGTTCCGTTGGTGCCAGAGTCACCTTGCACGCTCTTGGGGGGCGAAGCAGAAACGCTTGCGCCAGCTCCTACCAAGAACTGCTCAAAGTATTGACGCCAGGTTTCCGAAACGCTCGACGGATCACGCACGTATTGCACGTACAAGTCGTCGATGTAGTCCAACGAATAGCTATTCATGAGTCCCGCAACGAACCGCCGTGGCCAAGCGAATCGCAAAGGAGGAAGGAAACGTGGAAGGTGGGGCAAGCGTTGACAGGCACGGCTCCAACCGGGGTGCCATTGTCGCGCTGAAGTCTACTGTACGGAACCGATCCCGGGGTGGGTAGGACGACCGGGTGAACTTTTCCTCGGTTCTCGGTACGTTTGACGCGGCGACAAGGTTTTGGGAACGTTTTTCCCAACCGCTTCGTCTTTGTTTGCTCCTCTTTCCGATTTAGAAATTTACTCAGAATGGCCGTTTTAATTCAGCTCCGAGACGCCGAGAAACGGTTCGGCGACCAAGTCTTGCTCGACGGAGCCAATGTGTCGCTGGTGGACGACGTGAAGGTGGGCTTCGTCGGACGAAACGGAGCCGGCAAATCCACGATGCTGCGAATCCTGCTCGGCGAAGAAGATGTCGAACGCGGCGAGGTGATTCACCACCCCAATTTGCGAATTGGCTACCTGCGGCAGCACGATCCTTTTCAGGAGGGCGAATCGGCGCTCGATTTCCTGATGCGTGACAGCGGCGAACCGGATTGGCGTTGCGGTCAGGTTGCCGGTCAATTTGAACTGAAAGGAGACTATCTGGAGGGGCCGGTCAAAGCCCTGTCGGGCGGTTGGCAAACCCGAGTCAAGTTGGCGGCATTGTTGCTGCACGACCCCAACTTGCTGATGCTGGACGAACCCACGAACTTCTTGGATTTGCGGACCCAGATCTTGCTGGAACACTTTCTGCGAGACTTCGGCAAAGCCGCGTTGATCGTCAGTCACGACCGCGCGTTTTTGAAAGCGACCTGCAGTCAAACGCTGGAGCTTTCCCGCGGGCAGCTGACGATGTTCCCCGGGAAAATTCAGGAGTTCCTCGAGTATCGCGATGAGCGCCGCGAGCACGAAAAACGTGTCAATGCGACGGTGCTTGCCAAGCAAAAACAGTTGCAGCGTTTCATCGATAAAAACCGTGCGAATGCGTCCACTGCCAGCCAGGCACGCAGCAAAGCCAAGCAACTCGAACGATTGCAGACGACCGAGGTGGTGGGCGATGAGCCCACCGTCAACATCCGGGCACCGCGCGTTCAGCCGCGGCAGGGGACCGCCGTCCGCTGCGAAGGCCTCGCAATTGGCTATCCGGGGCACGTGGTGGCCGAAGACATTTCGTTGGAGATCGAGCACGGGCAACGAGCAGCGATCGTGGGTGACAACGGCCAGGGAAAGACGACGATGCTGCGGACACTGGTCCACTCGCTCGAGCCCATCGAAGGTTCGATGAAATGGGGCCACGGGATCGAGATCGGCACGTATGCCCAGCACGTTTACACGACGTTGGATGAGCGGCAGACGATTCTCGAGCATCTCGAATACGCCTCGGATCCTGAAACCACTCGCCAAGATGTGTTGGCGATGGCAGGGGCATTGTTGTTCCGCGATGAACACATCCAGAAGAAAATCAAGGTGCTCTCCGGTGGAGAACGCGCACGTGTTTGCATGGCCAGTTTGTTGCTGGGCACGGCGAACGTGTTGGTGCTCGATGAACCGGGAAACCACTTGGATGTCGAAACCGTCGAGGCGCTTGCGGAAGCGTTGAAGCTGTACAAGGGCACGGTGATCTTCACCAGCCACGATCGTCACTTCATGGCCGAAGTCGCCACGAACGTCATCGAAGTCAGAGACCGACGAGTTCGCAACTACTTTGGCAGTTACGAGACCTACTGCGAGGCGGTCGAGAAAGAAATTGACGAAGGCGAACGGGTTCGCAATGCGAACGCCAAGGCGGCGGGGACCGCACCCAAGGCGGGGGCGGCCAAGAGCAGCGGGGATTCACGTCAGGACCAGAAAGAACAACGCAAACGCGAAAAAGAGGTCAAAAACCTGGAGCGAAAAATTGCCAAGCTGGATGACGAAAAGAAGGAGCTGAACCAGAAGCTGCTGAACGAAACCAACCCTGCCGAAGCGGTTCGTTTGCACGATCAAATGCAAGCCTTCGAAACGGAACTGGCGGAAGCGGAAGAGCGTTGGATGGAACTGAGTGCGGACCAGTGGGAGTGAGTGGAGGCTCGCGGTAGGCGAGTCCCACCATCGCTGAGTTCAGACTCCACGGGTCGCGTTCATTGAGCTTCGCGGGTCACTGAGTGCTGCTGGGTTCAACCAACAGCAGTTCGTTTTCGGGCATCGCCAGAGTGAGGTTTTGGGTGATCCCGCTCGGCCAGCGAACTTCCATGGTGACCTCCGAATCGTTGTTCGGAATCGCAAAGGTGAGGGTTGGCTCGTTCGAGCATTGGTATCCCGAACCCGCCATTCGCTGCCGCATCTGTGTTCCGGAACTGCTTGTCACCAGGACGGTTGTGCCGATCGCATCTCGCTCGGAGGAAACGCCAACCACGCGAACGGCCAACGCCTTGGTCACGCGAGGTGTTTGGTTGATCAGCAGGGCCGTGGGGCGGAACAAATCGGTGACGACCAAGTCGGTTTGCCCGTCCCGGTCGGCATCCAGCGTCGCCATGGCGCGTCCCAAACGCGGTTCTTCAAAGTAGGGACCGGCGGTGGATCCAGGGACCCATTGCCATTCATTGTTCCCGTCGATGGCAAACAACTGGGCAGGCATTTCATACTGCACGCCATCGTGTGAGAAGTCATCGATGTGACCATTGGCGATGACCAGTTCATCCATTGCGTCACCATCCAAGTCGATGAATTGGGTTCCAAATCCAAGCATGTCTTGACTGGTCTCAGCCAAGTGAACCGCCTCGGTTGTGTCTTGGAACAATCCCTCGTGAACTTGTTCGTAGAAGGTATTGGATTCGTCGGTGAAGTGAGTGACGAACAGGTCCATGTCGAGGTCCCCGTCTGCATCGGACGCTGCAATCCCCATGGAAGCCTCCGCGGCGGATTGATGGTTGAAGGCGAGTCCGCGAATGGTGGCTTGTTCGTGCAGTGACTTCGACGCCGGTTCAAATCGCCAGAAATGATTCGCGGTCATGTCGTTGGAAATGTAGACGTCCAACCCATCGGCACCGTCAATCTGTCCGACCAGAATTCCAAGCCCGCGACCGGGGTCGCTGTTGGCAAACCAAAGGTCGGTTTGATCCTCAAAGTGAGACGAACCCGTGAGGACTCCACGGTTGCGATGAACACGATCGCGTTCGGCAGGCAAGGTGGTTGGCTGACACGAACGGTATGCCTGGATTGTCTGATCGAGGCAACGTGTTTGATAGGGTGAGGAGGAGCCGCAGTAATTGACTTCGATCAAATCTGCGAGGCCATCGTGGTCGATGTCAGCGATCGCAGTCGACGAACTCCAGGTGTTTCGTGGATCGGTGCCGACGTCAGTTCGAGCTTCGCTGTCGGAAGTCATTGCATCGTCTGGACGATCAAACATCCACCGTGTGACGTTGGTGAAGGTTCCGTCCCCGTTGTTTTGATACAGGGTGTTGATGCCGATGTTTGCGATCAAGCAATCGGGAAAACCATCTGCGTTGAAATCGCCGATGCCGACTCCCTGCGTGAACCCAGTGTCAGCCAAGCCGCTGGCGGAGGAGACATCGATGAAAGTTCCTGCCAAATTGCGGGCGGTGGTGTTGGGTTGGCTGTCGCGTCGACCGGGTGTGCCACCTGCTGCTGTCAGGTGAAGATCGGGCCAGCCATCCAAGTCGAGGTCCAGCACCCCGGCGCCACCCAGACCCGATTGCCACAGCCACAGCCCGTCCTCTGGTCGTGGACGCTGCAGACCAACGGTGTGGTTCAGACCTCGGTTGGCCGCTTCATCGATCAACCGGTACCCGCGATCACGGATTGTACGTGCGGGTGCCGGGCGTTTGGGCGTGTTCGAAGCTTCCAAGGTGGAGCGGTCGTCCTCTGACAGACGCCTGAACCATCCACGCTCCGCCGCCGCGGCGAGTCGCTCTCTGGTATCGGACTTGGTTGGCAACCACTGCGTGTCAAAGGTTTGCCAGGGGGTTTTTCCGGTCAGTTGGCTTCGAGCGGCCGCGTAGGTGTCCTGCAGGTTTTCCGCAGGGTCTTGTGGCAATGCGAAAGCGGCCCGCAGCCAAACCACGGCTTCCCAGTGCCGCCCCAGCGCTTGCAGTTTCTCCGCCACGACAACTGCTAGACGCTGCGAGTTGCGACGCCAGCC includes the following:
- a CDS encoding 2-oxoglutarate dehydrogenase E1 component, with protein sequence MNSYSLDYIDDLYVQYVRDPSSVSETWRQYFEQFLVGAGASVSASPPKSVQGDSGTNGTPSGARSVVAPAFASGQAGSAADTTDRTGSTGDQNVDQALWLARIQDRVDQLVREYRVRGHLIATLDPLGLFEHTCPELSPRSHGLSEQDLARPFDSSILENVSGSTLDVILNKLQSTYCRSIGAQFMHIDNRNIRDWLQRRMETTENRLDLSHEVQRRIYTRLADATIFEEFVRRKFVGAKTFSLEGAESLIPLIDLALEKAGQHQVKEVVMAMAHRGRLNVMANILKKRAMNIFWSFDDPTPELSRGGGDVRYHLGYSSDWKTASGDHLHISLCFNPSHLEYVNTVALGRTRCKQDNCGDTDRQDVMTILIHGDAAFAGEGVVQETLNLSELKGYRTGGTLHVVINNQVGFTTEPDEGRSTTYATDVAKMLQIPIFHVNGEDPEAVAQVVSLAMDFRKKFHRDVVIDLYAYRRWGHNEGDEPRFTQPQMYAEIDRRPGVRQQYLNRLLKLGKITEEEADEISRDRTEKLESEFAASKHESFVPDTQTLAANWMEYFGGPEPTDEVDTTMPVERLSELLDKLTRLPEGFSPHKKLKRPMSQRREMASGERPLDWAAAEAAAFASLLDAGHPIRLTGQDCERGTFSHRHAVLHDMRDGNEYCPLKNLHDGQARLELFNSPLSEAGVLGFEYGYSLDCPSGLCLWEAQFGDFWNAAQVIVDQFIASAEDKWNRLSGLVMLLPHGFEGQGPEHCSARVERFLAMAAEDNIQICQPTTPAQYFHLLRRQVIRKWRKPLIVLTPKSLLRHAEVTSPLDVVAEGGFRKILPDRKVPLEDAKRLLLCTGKVYYDLLQERTDKNIEGVPIMRLEQLYPLSPGEIFAAFEGLAEGTEIRWVQEEPENMGAWPYLKLKIGDELNTRFRFTKATRAESASPSTGSMAAHKLEQIDLIQAAFEGVN
- a CDS encoding ABC-F family ATP-binding cassette domain-containing protein, with translation MAVLIQLRDAEKRFGDQVLLDGANVSLVDDVKVGFVGRNGAGKSTMLRILLGEEDVERGEVIHHPNLRIGYLRQHDPFQEGESALDFLMRDSGEPDWRCGQVAGQFELKGDYLEGPVKALSGGWQTRVKLAALLLHDPNLLMLDEPTNFLDLRTQILLEHFLRDFGKAALIVSHDRAFLKATCSQTLELSRGQLTMFPGKIQEFLEYRDERREHEKRVNATVLAKQKQLQRFIDKNRANASTASQARSKAKQLERLQTTEVVGDEPTVNIRAPRVQPRQGTAVRCEGLAIGYPGHVVAEDISLEIEHGQRAAIVGDNGQGKTTMLRTLVHSLEPIEGSMKWGHGIEIGTYAQHVYTTLDERQTILEHLEYASDPETTRQDVLAMAGALLFRDEHIQKKIKVLSGGERARVCMASLLLGTANVLVLDEPGNHLDVETVEALAEALKLYKGTVIFTSHDRHFMAEVATNVIEVRDRRVRNYFGSYETYCEAVEKEIDEGERVRNANAKAAGTAPKAGAAKSSGDSRQDQKEQRKREKEVKNLERKIAKLDDEKKELNQKLLNETNPAEAVRLHDQMQAFETELAEAEERWMELSADQWE
- a CDS encoding FG-GAP-like repeat-containing protein; translation: MKFGGNLAFILLILWLPGCRPSDPSNATPSSAGHASIETDAAPKEHTAGRHDVVSDSDPHSFRRQIAAAVAARDPQSLRSISRQAMLTAGDHADTYEELGDAWNALGETSDAIEMFDTAIEVSDLPAADLFEKTGHAYMAQGRTFDTIELMKRCVELHPDDAGRRVSLLGLMISQALERDAMVHLQYLIQRGQAGISELVIVSDSSRPQADDKMCEQALKLNPSDLRPQYAMTRFDAYNHRWAKVLEQLKPVVKQHPEFTPAWAFLTRAAVEENDTETLQKIALQPFADDYEEHPQVWLARGVWANRNGDSSLAVAAFTEAVRLDPNHHEALTKLTAALASAGNLDLSQKVAVRAGRVNELRDAIDGFLGWRRNSQRLAVVVAEKLQALGRHWEAVVWLRAAFALPQDPAENLQDTYAAARSQLTGKTPWQTFDTQWLPTKSDTRERLAAAAERGWFRRLSEDDRSTLEASNTPKRPAPARTIRDRGYRLIDEAANRGLNHTVGLQRPRPEDGLWLWQSGLGGAGVLDLDLDGWPDLHLTAAGGTPGRRDSQPNTTARNLAGTFIDVSSASGLADTGFTQGVGIGDFNADGFPDCLIANIGINTLYQNNGDGTFTNVTRWMFDRPDDAMTSDSEARTDVGTDPRNTWSSSTAIADIDHDGLADLIEVNYCGSSSPYQTRCLDQTIQAYRSCQPTTLPAERDRVHRNRGVLTGSSHFEDQTDLWFANSDPGRGLGILVGQIDGADGLDVYISNDMTANHFWRFEPASKSLHEQATIRGLAFNHQSAAEASMGIAASDADGDLDMDLFVTHFTDESNTFYEQVHEGLFQDTTEAVHLAETSQDMLGFGTQFIDLDGDAMDELVIANGHIDDFSHDGVQYEMPAQLFAIDGNNEWQWVPGSTAGPYFEEPRLGRAMATLDADRDGQTDLVVTDLFRPTALLINQTPRVTKALAVRVVGVSSERDAIGTTVLVTSSSGTQMRQRMAGSGYQCSNEPTLTFAIPNNDSEVTMEVRWPSGITQNLTLAMPENELLLVEPSSTQ